A region of Neovison vison isolate M4711 chromosome 7, ASM_NN_V1, whole genome shotgun sequence DNA encodes the following proteins:
- the LOC122914004 gene encoding olfactory receptor 6M1-like, with product MDMQNQTTVTEFILTAFPMIPKLQISLFVVLLFTYMLTLTGNTVIISLIWADNRLQTPMYFFLSNLSFLDISYTTSVTPKLLACLLEDKKTISFAGCITQIYFFFFLGTVEFILLVVMSFDRYVAICNPLRYTIIMNSRVCLWLVLGCWVGAFFSVLCPIIVVSGLPYCYREISHFFCDIAPLLQAACIDTHFIEMMSFLLSSFVLLTSLMITIVSYTYIISTILRIPSAQGRRKAFSTCASHITVVSIAYGSNIFMYVRPSQSHSLEFDKVTAVMTIMVTPLLNPFIYSLRNEKVKEVLRDAIHKIMSLWHKKT from the coding sequence ATGGATATGCAGAATCAGACCAcagtcactgaatttatcctgACTGCCTTCCCTATGATCCCAAAGCTTCAGATCTCCCTCTTTGTGGTCCTCCTGTTTACTTACATGCTAACTCTAACGGGAAATACTGTCATCATTTCCTTAATCTGGGCTGATAATCGCCTCCAAACCCCAATGTACTTCTTCCTCagtaatttgtcttttttggacatttcatacacTACCTCAGTTACCCCAAAGCTGTTAGCCTGTCTCCTAGAGGACAAGAAGACCATATCTTTCGCGGGATGCATCacccaaatatatttcttttttttcttggggaCAGTGGAGTTTATCCTCCTGGTGGTGATGTCCtttgaccgctatgtggccatctgtaacccCCTGCGATATACTATCATCATGAACAGCAGGGTCTGCCTCTGGCTGGTTCTAGGCTGCTGGGTAGGAGCCTTCTTTTCAGTACTGTGTCCAATAATTGTCGTGTCTGGATTGCCTTACTGTTATAGAGAAATTAGTCATTTCTTCTGTGACATTGCCCCCCTACTACAGGCAGCCTGTATAGACACTCATTTCATTGAGATGATGAGTTTCCTCTTATCCTCCTTTGTCCTTCTGACCTCGCTGATGATCACCATTGTGTCCTACACCTACATCATCTCTACCATCCTGCGCATCCCCTCAGCCCAAGGCCGTCGGAAGGCCTTTTCCACCTGTGCTTCTCACATCACAGTTGTGTCCATTGCCTATGGGAGCAACATCTTCATGTATGTGAGACCCAGCCAGAGCCACTCACTAGAATTTGACAAGGTGACGGCTGTCATGACCATAATGGTGACGCCTCTACTGAACCCCTTCATTTATAGCCTGAggaatgaaaaagtaaaagaagtttTGAGAGACGCAATCCACAAAATTATGTCCTTATGGCACAAGAAAACTTGA